The DNA sequence GCGTCGAGTTCAAACCCCGCTCCGGCATTGGGCTGCCCGGTGGTGATGCGCGATGTCAGCAGCATTCCGGCCAGGGCAGCCAGTCCGCCACAGAGCGTATAAACCGCCATTTTTACCACCCCAATTCGAATACCCGATGCGCGGGCGGCCTGTTCGTTGCCACCCACGGCGTACATGTAGCGGCCCAGCACCGTTTTTCGCAGCAGGACCGTACAGCCAATGAACACGACGACCAGAATGAGTATCAGCGTAGGAACGCCAAGGACTTTCCCCCCGCCGATAAAATTGAAGGCGTCGGACAGATTGGAAATGGGGCGGCCTTTGCTCAGGATCAAGGCCAGTCCCCGGCCAATGGTCATGGTGCCGAGGGTGACAATGAACGGCGGGACGTTGCTGCGGGTAATGACGAACCCATTGAACGCGCCGAAGGCAACCCCGGCCAGCAACCCCGCCAGCAGCGGAACCGCGACGGGGAACGTATCGGGATGGGCGAAGGAAGCCGCAACGACCCCCGTTACGGCCACCATGGAGCCAATGGACAGGTCGATACCGCCGGTGATGATGACGAACGTAACCCCAAACGCCAGCAGAGCGTTGATAGAGACCTGGGTGACAATGATCATCAGGTTCTGAACCGTCAGGAACCGGGGTGTCAGCAGCGAGAGTGCCAGGCAGATGATGATGAAGGCGGCCAGTAATCCATACTTGCCAATACCCTGAATGCGTGTTTTGTACGAATTGCCAACCTGGTTGAACGAGGTAGTAAAGCCGTCTTTCATGCCTGTTTTAAAACGTTAGCTCAATGGTGAGTCCGGTACCGCCGTGCTTTACGAAGGTAACCCGTCCGCTCTTTTACTCTCCGGTAGCGCCGGTAGCCCGGTCTTTATGCATCGCGTAGCGCATGATCGTTTCCTGCGTTGCTTCGTCGCGCCCGAGCATCGCCGTCTGTCGGCCGTTGGCCAGCACCAGTATCCGGTCGCTCATGCCCAGAATTTCGGGTAGCTCCGACGAGATCATGACAATGGCGACGCCCTGTTGCTGCCAGCTTTTCATCAGCCGGTAGATCTCGGCTTTTGCGCCAATGTCGATACCCCGCGTGGGCTCGTCGAGGATGAGGATGGTGGGTTTTGCCAGGAGCCGGTTGCCAATGACAACTTTCTGCTGATTGCCCCCGCTGAGGTAGGTCACGGCCTGGTCGGGGCCGGTGGCTTTTACGTTCAGGGTGCTCATCATGGCAGTGGCTTCGGCCAGTTCCTGTTTCATCCGGACGAATGGCCCACTGGCCCACGTCCGCAAGCTCGCCAGCGTGAGGTTTTCCCGTACCGACATCCCCGGAACAAATCCCCACTCTTTCCGGTCTTCACTAACGTAACCAATGCCGTGCCGAATGGCATCCTGCGGAGACCGAATACCCACTGTCTGACCGTTTATCCGGATGACACCCTGGCTGATCGGGTCCAGGCCAACGATAGCCCGGGCAATTTCTGTCCGGCCCGCGCCCATCAGGCCCGCAATGCCCAGCACCTCCCCCGCGCGTAC is a window from the Spirosoma rigui genome containing:
- a CDS encoding ABC transporter permease encodes the protein MKDGFTTSFNQVGNSYKTRIQGIGKYGLLAAFIIICLALSLLTPRFLTVQNLMIIVTQVSINALLAFGVTFVIITGGIDLSIGSMVAVTGVVAASFAHPDTFPVAVPLLAGLLAGVAFGAFNGFVITRSNVPPFIVTLGTMTIGRGLALILSKGRPISNLSDAFNFIGGGKVLGVPTLILILVVVFIGCTVLLRKTVLGRYMYAVGGNEQAARASGIRIGVVKMAVYTLCGGLAALAGMLLTSRITTGQPNAGAGFELDAIAAAIIGGTSTSGGTGTMTGTLIGALLIGVISNGLDLLNVTSYYQQVVMGIIIIGAVVLDGLHKKNNS